One segment of Rhodopirellula baltica SH 1 DNA contains the following:
- a CDS encoding DUF1501 domain-containing protein → MDAMFVIPRRESLFRMGTSLGGIALASMLADEASAEDSRAENSEAAPMQPKSGHVPAKAKNCIFLMMEGGPSHIDTFDPKPKLNQLHLQEFVRQGQQKSAMESGKRYFVRSPFSFSRHGESGAPMADNWTHLPKVADELCFYRGCQVDSVNHPTAMYQMNCGNRFGGDPGIGAWVTYGLGSENQSLPGFIVLPEVSYPQGGAANWSNGYLPAFYQGTPLRAKGSPILDLQPPAGISRARQRLNLDLLSRMNQRHAAKHPGHDELSARLVSYELAFRMQTEVPEAMDLSGETKETFALYGIGNDATDAFGRKCLLARKMVEKGVRFVQLYNGTWDSHDYIERAHGNLVRGVDQPIAALIQDLKQRGLLESTLVVWCGEFGRSPDNGVRGGTAYGRDHNANAMTIWMAGGGVNAGHTIGATDETGMTAVEEVRPVRDFHVTLLRLLGLDDNKLTYYHAGRFKQLSQFGGKVIEPLIKAS, encoded by the coding sequence GTGGATGCAATGTTTGTGATCCCACGACGCGAAAGTTTGTTTCGGATGGGAACATCGTTGGGCGGGATTGCGCTGGCGTCGATGTTGGCGGACGAAGCATCTGCTGAAGACAGTCGTGCCGAAAACAGCGAAGCCGCGCCGATGCAGCCCAAGTCTGGGCATGTCCCGGCCAAGGCGAAGAACTGCATTTTCTTGATGATGGAAGGTGGGCCGTCGCACATCGACACGTTCGATCCCAAACCCAAACTCAACCAGTTGCACTTGCAGGAGTTTGTTCGCCAAGGCCAACAGAAATCCGCGATGGAGAGCGGCAAACGTTACTTCGTCCGAAGCCCTTTTTCGTTTTCGCGGCATGGTGAGAGCGGTGCGCCGATGGCAGACAACTGGACGCATCTGCCGAAGGTCGCGGACGAGCTTTGTTTCTACCGAGGGTGTCAGGTCGATAGCGTCAATCATCCCACCGCGATGTATCAAATGAACTGCGGCAATCGCTTCGGTGGTGATCCCGGCATCGGGGCTTGGGTGACTTATGGACTCGGTTCCGAAAATCAAAGTCTGCCCGGGTTCATCGTGTTGCCAGAGGTGTCGTACCCGCAAGGCGGAGCGGCGAATTGGAGCAACGGTTATCTGCCGGCGTTCTATCAGGGTACTCCCCTGCGAGCCAAAGGGTCGCCGATTCTGGATCTGCAACCTCCGGCCGGAATCAGCCGAGCACGGCAGCGCCTGAATCTGGATCTGCTCTCGCGGATGAACCAGCGACATGCGGCCAAGCATCCTGGACATGATGAGTTGTCCGCGCGTTTGGTGAGTTACGAGTTGGCGTTTCGGATGCAGACCGAAGTTCCCGAAGCGATGGACCTTTCCGGCGAGACGAAAGAAACGTTCGCTCTGTATGGGATCGGGAACGATGCCACCGATGCTTTTGGGCGCAAGTGTTTGTTGGCTCGCAAGATGGTCGAGAAGGGCGTGCGTTTCGTTCAGTTGTACAACGGAACTTGGGACAGTCACGACTACATCGAACGGGCGCACGGGAACTTGGTGCGAGGTGTCGACCAACCCATCGCGGCATTGATCCAAGACTTGAAGCAACGCGGATTGCTCGAGAGCACCTTGGTCGTGTGGTGCGGCGAATTCGGACGCTCACCCGACAACGGCGTTCGAGGCGGAACCGCGTACGGACGCGATCACAACGCCAACGCGATGACGATTTGGATGGCTGGCGGAGGCGTCAACGCGGGGCACACGATCGGGGCGACCGATGAGACTGGGATGACGGCGGTCGAAGAGGTGCGGCCGGTTCGTGACTTCCACGTCAC